The following are from one region of the Mus caroli chromosome 13, CAROLI_EIJ_v1.1, whole genome shotgun sequence genome:
- the Tgfbi gene encoding transforming growth factor-beta-induced protein ig-h3, which translates to MALLVRLLTLALALSVGPAGTLAGPAKSPYQLVLQHSRLRGRQHGPNVCAVQKVIGTNKKYFTNCKQWYQRKICGKSTVISYECCPGYEKVPGEKGCPAALPLSNLYETMGVVGSTTTQLYTDRTEKLRPEMEGPGSFTIFAPSNEAWSSLPAEVLDSLVSNVNIELLNALRYHMVDRRVLTDELKHGMTLTSMYQNSNIQIHHYPNGIVTVNCARLLKADHHATNGVVHLIDKVISTITNNIQQIIEIEDTFETLRAAVAASGLNTVLEGDGQFTLLAPTNEAFEKIPAETLNRILGDPEALRDLLNNHILKSAMCAEAIVAGMSMETLGGTTLEVGCSGDKLTINGKAVISNKDILATNGVIHFIDELLIPDSAKTLLELAAESDVSTAVDILKQAGLDTHLSGKEQLTFLAPLNSVFKDGVPRIDAQMKTLLLNHMVKEQLASKYLYSGQTLDTLGGKKLRVFVYRNSLCIENSCIAAHDKRGRFGTLFTMDRMLTPPMGTVMDVLKGDNRFSMLVAAIQSAGLMEILNREGVYTVFAPTNEAFQAMPPEELNKLLANAKELTNILKYHIGDEILVSGGIGALVRLKSLQGDKLEVSSKNNVVSVNKEPVAETDIMATNGVVYAINTVLQPPANRPQERGDELADSALEIFKQASAYSRAAQRSVRLAPVYQRLLERMKH; encoded by the exons CCCCAATGTATGTGCTGTGCAGAAGGTCATTGGCACCAACAAGAAATACTTCACCAACTGCAAGCAGTGGTACCAGAGGAAGATCTGTGGCAAGTCGAC AGTCATCAGTTATGAGTGCTGTCCTGGATATGAAAAGGTCCCAGGAGAGAAAGGCTGCCCAGCGG CTCTTCCGCTCTCAAATCTGTACGAGACCATGGGAGTTGTGGGATCGACCACCACACAGCTGTATACAGACCGCACAGAAAAGCTGAGGCCTGAGATGGAGGGACCCGGAAGCTTCACCATCTTTGCTCCTAGCAACGAGGCCTGGTCTTCCTTGCCTGCG GAAGTGCTGGACTCCCTGGTGAGCAACGTCAACATCGAACTGCTCAATGCTCTCCGCTACCACATGGTGGACAGGCGGGTCCTGACCGATGAGCTCAAGCACGGCATGACCCTCACCTCCATGTACCAGAATTCCAACATCCAGATCCATCACTATCCCAATGGG ATTGTAACTGTTAACTGTGCCCGGCTGCTGAAGGCTGACCACCATGCGACCAACGGTGTGGTGCATCTCATTGACAAGGTCATTTCCACCATTACCAACAACATCCAGCAGATCATTGAGATTGAGGACACTTTTGAGACACTTCGG GCCGCCGTGGCTGCATCAGGACTCAATACCGTGCTGGAGGGCGACGGCCAGTTCACACTCTTGGCCCCAACCAATGAGGCCTTTGAGAAGATCCCTGCTGAGACCTTGAACCGCATCCTGGGTGACCCAGAGGCCCTGAGAG ACCTGCTAAACAACCACATTCTGAAGTCGGCCATGTGCGCTGAGGCCATTGTCGCTGGAATGTCCATGGAGACCCTGGGGGGCACCACACTGGAGGTGGGCTGCAGTGGGGACAAGCTCACCATCAACGGGAAGGCTGTCATCTCCAACAAAGACATCCTGGCCACCAACGGTGTCATTCACTTCATTGATGAACTGCTTATCCCAGATTCAG CCAAGACACTCCTTGAGCTGGCTGCGGAATCTGACGTCTCCACTGCCGTTGACATCCTCAAACAAGCTGGCCTCGACACTCATCTCTCTGGGAAAGAACAGTTGACCTTCCTGGCCCCCCTGAATTCTGTGTTCAAAG ATGGTGTCCCTCGCATCGACGCCCAGATGAAGACTTTGCTTCTGAACCACATGGTCAAAGAACAGCTGGCCTCCAAGTATCTGTACTCTGGACAGACACTGGACACGCTGGGTGGCAAAAAGCTGCGAGTCTTTGTTTATCGAAAT AGCCTCTGCATTGAAAACAGCTGCATTGCTGCCCATGACAAGAGGGGACGGTTTGGGACCCTGTTCACCATGGACCGGATGTTGACACCCCCAATGGGGACAGTTATGGATGTCCTGAAGGGAGACAATCGTTTTAG CATGCTGGTGGCCGCCATCCAGTCTGCAGGACTCATGGAGATCCTCAACCGGGAAGGGGTCTATACTGTTTTTGCTCCCACCAATGAAGCGTTCCAAGCCATGCCTCCAGAAGAACTGAACAAACTCTTGG CAAATGCCAAGGAACTTACCAACATCCTGAAGTACCACATTGGTGATGAAATCCTGGTTAGCGGAGGCATCGGGGCCCTGGTACGGCTGAAGTCTCTCCAAGGGGACAAACTGGAAGTCAGCTCG AAAAACAATGTAGTGAGTGTCAATAAGGAGCCTGTTGCCGAAACCGATATCATGGCCACAAACGGTGTGGTCTATGCCATCAACACTGTTCTGCAGCCGCCAG cCAACCGACCACAAGAACGAGGAGATGAGCTGGCAGATTCTGCCCTTGAAATCTTCAAACAGGCGTCAGCATATTCCAGG GCTGCCCAGAGGTCTGTGCGACTTG CCCCTGTCTATCAGCGGTTACTGGAGAGGATGAAGCATTAG
- the LOC110308373 gene encoding transforming growth factor-beta-induced protein ig-h3-like → MAAQLMALVSKTTGVFSCSRASSATALGLNSVSSLLNLTANAKELTNILKYHIGDEILVSGGIGALVRLKSLQGDKLEVSSKNNVVSVNKEPVAETDIMATNGVVYAINTVLQPPANRPQERGDELADSALEIFKQASAYSRAAQRSVRLAPVYQRLLERMKH, encoded by the exons ATGGCCGCTCAGCTAATGGCACTAGTGTCCA AAACCACAGGTGTCTTCTCTTGTTCCAGAGCCTCATCGGCCACCGCTCTTGGGCTTAACAGTGTCTCCTCCCTCCTCAATCTTACAGCAAATGCCAAGGAACTTACCAACATCCTGAAGTACCACATTGGTGATGAAATCCTGGTTAGCGGAGGCATCGGGGCCCTGGTACGGCTGAAGTCTCTCCAAGGGGACAAACTGGAAGTCAGCTCG AAAAACAATGTAGTGAGTGTCAATAAGGAGCCTGTTGCCGAAACCGATATCATGGCCACAAACGGTGTGGTCTATGCCATCAACACTGTTCTGCAGCCGCCAG cCAACCGACCACAAGAACGAGGAGATGAGCTGGCAGATTCTGCCCTTGAAATCTTCAAACAGGCGTCAGCATATTCCAGG GCTGCCCAGAGGTCTGTGCGACTTG CCCCTGTCTATCAGCGGTTACTGGAGAGGATGAAGCATTAG